The genomic interval ATATTTATGTCCTTCAAACATCATAAGAACTTGATTGACCTGAAAAATGAGACTTGACTAATGCAAtaatgcttttttgtttttcacttaaaCTGTCCATTTTATGAGTTATCATGGAATCAACAGTTATTTGAATCATTTGGACATGGATTAAATATGTGACAACAAACATTTGATACTaatttagaaagagaaaaaaaatattagttccTGATTTCAGGTGTTGCAATTTTAAAGAATTAAGTTTTGTATTGTAATAACGTTCAGTTCATGTGATGAGGAAGTTTGGTAATAACCTTTTTTATCAGGATTAAACATCTGCAGTCAATCTGGGTATGACATTCATTAGACAGTCAGTGAAGGTGTGGGTCCAGTTAATGGAGACCTCAGCAGTGTACatgtattatttaatattattacagTTTGATTCCATGTAAAACTTATAAGCTCAcctctgaaaaataaagtgttgtAACATAAAATTTTGCACCAAACAGGTTATAAAAGCCACATTTGGACTTTGATAAGTGATAGATGTGAACAATGTTTGTTCAACAGATAAGAAATGAAGAGGGGAATATTGTTTCAGAAATTTACGTGCCAGCTTCCTTGTTTTGAGGCtggaagaaacagtttataagaGTCGATGTGTTACTGGTGCAGCACATTCAACCTGCAGGCTGACTGTAACTTAGAGGATAACCTGTGGTGTGATTGGTGGAAATTATCTCCTATTATCTCCTATTATCTCTTTACTGTCTTCAACCTGCATCATCAAAGCCATGAAGGCTctgaatctgctgctgcttctttctgCCTCGTTGGCTTTGAGTCAACCTGCTggtgagtttgtgtttgtgtgcatattATTAAATATCACTCCCACCTTTAATCTAATGTTCAGTTATGATATTTTTGTATCTGGTATGCCTCTGTATATTTCAACCTATCATTCATTGCTGTGTTTCATGCAGTGCTGCCAGATATCCTGGATGGGGCTGAGAGAGATGAAGCTGTTCCAGAAGGTCAGGCTGTAACTCTGATGTATTTCATCAGATTtctcattttgaatgttttctgtaacagcGTCCAGATGTGTTTCTAAACATCTGTCGTTCTGAATGAATCCAGTCTCAGAAAGCGGCCCAGTCTtgctgctgatgttttcatCCAGATAGTTTGATGAAGTGCTTTAATTAGCAAGTCTTCTCTGTCTTGATATGAAGAGATTAAACATATTTCAGTTCCAGTTACTTAATGTCTTCTGGAAATTCaacttttcctgctttttgagCTTTGAGCTTTGTGGTTGTGTTGTAGGACATTTATTAAttctgttttggttctgatggatGCTGTTTGCTCTCCTACACTAAGAGCTGTTATTGTGAACATAAtgccaacaaaacaaatacaattttacaCACATGGAAAAACTGAAGGTTTAAGAAATCAGACACGTTTTGTAAAGAACACCCAATACTGAGCAtgaaaaataagataaaatatattgatttttagtttttcatattttttcttctacataatattaatgtcaaaaatatgaattatatCCAGAAACCAGAGAAGATCCTGAAGTTTATGTTTGCCaattataaatgttaaattctGTATATACACAACAAAATGAATTTAACATTAAACCTTTGCCAGAACATTTGGCTCTTCATGAAGAGGAACCTGGAAACTGGACAGATGCAGAAGGTTGgtgcttttttcttctgtttcattcaATAAATAGAGCAATAATTTTCATCCTCCTCTATCCTCGTGTTTTTTGCAGAACCAACCTTTAAACCTGTGGATGAAGAAGCTTACCTGAAGGGTGAGTTTACCGTTCTGAGAATCTGTGATTTAAACTATATGTGATTCAGTTTCAACCAAGTCTGAAAGTTCAGCTTCCTTCCTGTAGACGGGCTCTCTCACAAGTGAAAAACTTGAAGCATGTAACTAAAACCATCAAAAATAACTCCTGATAAAACAATCATTAGTGTATTATTAGGCTTCATTAGCCCTAATCGTGATGTTGTTGGAGTTGTAAACCTACCAACATTGCAGAGTGGCGACTCTGTCCTTCAAACCTGAAACAGACTGAGACGTTTAATCAGCCACACTGAGTAAACTTAgatatgaaaacttttttaacaCAGTTAAGGTTCAGTTTTTGTGTctatgcatatttttatgtcttttattgCATGAAATATTCACATGCATTTATACCAGAAAGCAATaactgttgattttattaaaactggataattgtttcctgtttcctcttttttttcagaaactgctgagttgatttttttctcgACATTTTTGTCCCAGCagcacataaataaaactaccagtagaatattataaatatataatattatgtctgtgtttgttttcagctctgAATGGAACAGTCCAACGTTCAGGATCCTGTTCCCCTGGCTGGGCCCGGGTCAAAGGTCGCTGCTACCACGTCTTTCCTTTTGGTGCTACTTGGCATAGAGCTCAGGTGACCTTTGATTAACTTTACTTTATGTTTCTCACCATCTTCTTCCTGTATTGGTGTAACAGCTCTCCTTGTCTCCACTGCAGGGGAACTGCAGGTCCATACAAGCTCACCTGGCATCAATCCATGACTACGAGGTGAACAATCAGCTTGTGAGGATGATAATGTCTGCAGGTCGGGGCAGTACTGCAGTCTGGGTTGGAGGCAATGACATACAATGGGTAATCTCACATGTGCACCTTGTGTGTCAGCgtttcattaaatatatttaaatgttttactcagACGGCTTTACCTTGCAGGAGCGCCACTGGCGCTGGGTGGATGGAAGCTCTTTTCGCTACAGTAACTGGTGTCGATCCGCACCCAACAACATGTTTAATCAGGACTGTTTGCAGATAAACTACAGTCGTAAGTGAAATGATCTCATCTAGTTGTGGAGGTGCTAATTATAAAGGTTAACAGTTAATTAATTGTAGAGATGATCAGGCTGACTAGTTGTGTCCATATCTTAGACTTCAGATGTTTCTACAATTCgacgtgtttctgtttgttttcttgcaggTCACAGATGCTGGGACGATGCGCAGTGTAACTTTCAAAGACCATTTATCTGTGTCAGAAACTCCTGATGACTGTTTGTGTAGAAATGATGCAGTTTGTGTCAAAAACACAGAggtgttggtgtttttttaaaggagtgTCAAGACAATAACAAAGAATGAAAtcattgcatttaaaaaaatatgaatgtctgtattctaaaacacaaatatgaggcaaaaaataaacatgtttaaatccATTTGTCAGATTGTTTGATCaattgtaacaataaataaaaatgtttaatgtgaaaaccagtgttatttattatttctgcataACTTCCACATAAAACCTGTTGTCctaaaaggaaatgtaatttatttacttatggCACCTTTTCCTTTCGCCCAACATCAGATATGAGGTGTTAAGGTTTCTAGATGACGGATGAACTTTCAACTTTAGAAGCTGCTCCTCATGTTTCatcttaacaaaaataaaatgatccaAAAATCAAGTTTGATCTTATTACTTGAGATGAATCATATCTACATCAACACATGATTTATGTTTCATAGTTGAAAGTTGTTGATTGTGATTgagtggaaaacaaaattaccagctgatgtaaaatatttaatttaggtTGCATGTAAAAGTTTCTTTAGGAGTTAATattaaacattgaaatatttctgttcttcacaaataatagaaaaaagtaaaaaaacatgtctgacatggaaaatgttttacagacgACAAATGGTAGAagcaaaaactctttttttattatctattttATGAGTTGTTAACGACTGAACCATTATTTAAAGTTATAAATTATCAGTAAATGCATGAAATATGtcccaaaaaaaattaagaataaacaaaaaaggctATTAGTTTCTGCTTTAAGGTGCTTAAATGTTTAAGCACCtgaaatatattatatataagagatattataaatatttatatctggTTTTTATACCAGAGTCTTGACTAACTTCAgatataatttatgtttttctaggAGTGACAAAAATAGATCATCAAATAGACAGAGAGGTTGACATTGAGACAGCTgagcataaaattatttagaatCATGGAAGATCCAGTTTATTCAATTAACTGCATTTAACCAAGAGGTTTgattctaaaaatgtttccatttggcccaatttctgttttcaaactggcttattttaatttctacatGTAAAacaatccacacacacaaacattgaTGCTTGCTTCTTATTTATTATCAGAGCAGGAGAGAAATTGATTACAGGTAGCAAACCCTCACCAAAGATTTAAAGCACAATCAACTGGATTATATTTAGAAGTAATCATGTCAACTTTTGACTCGTGTTTGAAGCCAAAAGTTGATGGTTGATTACAAGAAAAAGCAAATCATTAATTTTAGCTGAATGTTTGACCTGCAGATTTACTTGGCAGGACGAATTTTCATGCTGATGCTCTTCAGGGAGTAATCAAATCCCTTCCATTTCTTCCATTCCACTCCAACAGCATAGAGAGTGTTGTCAGCCCCCCAGCGATAAACACCGTTAGGGTTTGTCGCGTGACAAGCATAGTACCAGAAAGCACCCAGACATCTTTTGGCACAGTTGGCGCCGTGCTTGTCCTGGTCTTTGTCAAAGGTGGAAAATTTCTGTCCGTTGTGATAGGTGAGGCTGTCTCCTGCAGAAATCATTACAGGAtacaaaatatatgaataaaaaaatacattgagttGAAAGTTTAAAtagtgaaaataaagttgtaatttaaatatgacataaatCATAAGAAGTTATGTTAATCTATTATTGGACTATTATCAGTGAGatcaattaaatttaatttgctccAGTTTTTGCTCTGAACTGCAAAAATCaatctgtttgtttcagaacCATAAGAACAAACTCTAGGTTTAGATTTCACTGATAACCTATTTAATAcaatcaatgtgttttttatgaatCCTGATCCTGGtctaaatacaataaattagctttattaattattattattactatggTTATTATACACCTGCACTAACACAAGAGTCCCTCAGGGATCCATGTTCAGTACCTTGATCTTTACTTTCCAGAATCATTGCTCAACTTTCAAACCcagcacatccatccatccattcatccatccatccatccatccattcatccatcctgTCTGGTAATGTTCTTCTCATGACTCACCAGCGCCCCCTTTGTTGTTGAAGCCACTCACATGTAGGATGTAACCGTCACACTCAGCATCAACTTTAAATGAAGAGTAAAGAGcaaactttttgtttccttcaaagtCCTCCATGTCGACCATCAGTTCATAGTTTTGATTCCTTGTCAACTCGTGGATGTTATCAAGACCTGCACAGAGATGGAAACattaaaattggatttttacTGAGACTTTTACAAACTCAGAACTTAGTTTGGGCTCCTTCTGTCCAGATTACTGCAGCAATGCACCGTGACACGGAGTCGATCAGTCTGTGGCGTTGATCAGGTTTTATAAGAGCCCAGATTTTTCCTGTCCAGTCCTGGACTCAGTGACCATTTTAAAGCCTTTGCAGATGTTTGGATCTAATTAGCTGATTAGTGTGGCAGCAGGAGTCTGAAATATGGAACTTTTTcattatattctaattttttgaaATACTGAATTTGAAGTTTTCAGTAATAATCATCGAcactaaaataagtaaatttttgAAATATATCAAGCTGTATCTAACAGATgaatacaaaacacaaatgttactttttgaaataaataactgattaaaatcaactttttcataATATTCAATTTTTTGACCTGCACCTGTACACCATCATTTGCCAACACAATAGTGAAGAAGAAAGTCTAGCAAATAAACAGATGTTAAAAAATGTGGCTATAACTATGTTACTATTGTCctacataaataaagaaaccaTAGACTGACTAACTGTTGAGGTTCATGTCTCACCCAGCCAGTACTCTCCAGCAGCGTTTCCAAAGCCTCTCTTGTACTCGGCCCAGTTTCTGTAGAAGTTTACAGAACCATCCATCCTCCTCTGGAAAACCTGGAGAAACAAAGGAATCTGTTCAGGAAGTGAACAAGTTTCTCACTTAAACATTCAGGATGAAAAGAAAGTGAGTTTTACCAACTCTGAACTGAtatcaataatcaatatttaacatgacaaaagttACCAAGTTTGACTTTTAACATGGAGGtgaaaatggaaggaaaataaaaactcttcttTCAACAGAACTTGATGTTTGTTGGATGAAAACCTCCAAGAACCTTCAGATAAAACAAGTTGTACTGTGAAGTTTCTGTAGAGATGGACTCACCGTCCAGCGTCCTCCCTCTGAGACCATGTCACAGTAAaccttcacacaaacacacagattaaTGAGTCCATCCAGTTCTTTAcacttattttttatgtattacaAAGTCACACattatgtggaaaaataaaaactatcacTGTCTCagtaatatgtgaacttataattaaatacaattttatctCAATAAGTAACTGCTTTAGTTATAGGTGAAAGAAATTGGAGCTTGAACTGAAACAAGATACCAAACATCAAGAAAGTTAAGTTTCAAATAGTCAGTTTTGTCATGAGGTGAGGtgtggtggcggtgaggcaaacgcagcagacccagatgaggtgagatgaggagtttaattatgaataagaaacagaaaactagtgatgttacgtgatgagccgaggcttcgaggcgtgtgtcgagtaatggagggggcgtttccgtaaagcgcgtatcgaggcttgcttcatttaggggaggagccgaaaacgatgacgtccgaagcctcgctgcccggctgtaccacgtgactgcttcgggaagtggctcagattttggcgcggggtttggaaaccccacaggctccattcaaaatgtgggttgttgtaggcgagttgcggtcagttgagagagtggatatatatatatatatatatatatatatatatatatatatatatatatatatatatatatatatatatatatatatatatatatatatatatatatatatatatatatatatatatatatatatatatatatatatatatatatatatatatatatatatatatatatatatatatataataaatatagcactaggaagtcataggaaagcacgggccgcagagagagagagagagagagagagagagagagagagaaaaaagacaggcaaagagagagaaagatatatagatctagagatagagagaaacagaaaaataaaaaatagatatttacagagagaaagagatagatacatacagacagaaaaagagagagaaagagagagagaaatatatagagatagagagagaaaaaaaatatatatatatatacagagagagagggagacacagagaaaggaaaaaagagaaaatcctatcctgtcccacagctatcctatttttaattttaattttaattctaatattaaggatatgtgagttttcaccacttgatttaactcgagttaccttgaactccaataccatcatcacacacatcataagcagatttgctctggaataagcaaggtattgatctaaatgaatttttccccccttccccctttatttatttttctgggattaatagttaatgtttttagactttaatatttcaggacttataattgggttatttatttaatttgagctttttactaataatctcactattataaataggattggttagttagttttaaagttcttaatttttatattaggatttttaagatagctgtgggacaggataggatttttttttgtatatatatttctctctatctctatctctatatatctctttctctctctctttgtctctttttttcttcaccttttgtgaagtcattcccaagagccataacagacaaaaattcaattaaaattgaattttaattCAATCTTCAATCTGTATCTTAacacacgtgttaagatacagctggttgtgattatacacctggccagtaggtggtttcgtgtgcacatgaagcctcaagaaatgaaccctttctcgaaccagttggctcaagtggttcaatgcctcatgaggcttcatctcaccatcactacagaaaacagtccacagacctggcagcactgctgagcggagggctaatgctcacaacaggtagcaacaggataTAACGAGGACTTAACAGTCAACTCTCAGACGAGACGAAACTCAGACGTGACACAGCCATACACAGACGTAGATTGACGTAGGaaccgacgaagacagacacacacaggtgacactaaatacacaagaggaaatcagggaacgagatacacctggggactaatcacggggagacaggacaacacagagactcagacacacaggaaacttgaaataaacatacagaaaaacatagaACCTGACAAGTTTAAGTAAAGTTTATGAAGATTAAGAAAATATCTGGTCACATTTGAAGGCAGATAAACCTCCAGTCTTGGTTCTGCACAGAACTCTAATCTGGATCTTCATTCCTATGAACAAAGCAAAGTTAAAGTTCACCTGAATAGCAGATGTAGTTCCACTTGGATAGATGATGTACACTCCACTGGGAAGTTTATTGTCCTCATTGCAGACGTCATTACAGTCAGCTGGCAGTTTGACGGCTTCACAGCTGATCAGCAGTGGAGCCAAGAGGAAGAGAAGTGATGACAGCTAGAAGACAGAACATGACACCTTCTGAACATCAGCCATCAAAGAAACTCTGATTACATTTCATCTATTCAGATTAAACCTGATCCCTGTTCTTGTCCTGTATGTTGTGCTGCCAGATTTTCAGTCAGAATAATGCTGAATTCTGCCGTAACAATGGTTTCTGGTAGGTGGGACCCTCCATTTTTAACAACTCATTTGATCAGTCATATTAAGAAATGTTATTTCTAGAGCCAAAAGTAGGACAGTGTTTACATTCATTTAATGTCATCAATGATGCTTCATAATTTGAAGATTTTCATGTTCAATgtctgtgctgtttttattttggtaatttgttgacaagattttaaatataaaaaaaaaatttccattcTCCATCATCAAATTGATAATTCAGTcactgatattgtttttatagtGTAAATTATAGACTTACCTTCATCTTTTCTGTTGATCTGGATAAAATTGATCAAAACTGATGAAAATCTGGAGTCTGAATTGAAATACAATGAAATTTCCtgtcaatgaaaaataaaatagagaaacTTTAGTGATCAAACACAGTTGTAAATGAATTCATTGGTTCATTTCTCACCTGCAGCTGGAATGAACTTGATTCCAaacttctgcttctcctctgTGTCTCCGACGTTCAGACTCCGTTATTTATACCTACCAAAAGTGCTGATGTGTCACCTCACCCTGATTATCAGAAACCTAAATCAAACATCACCTAATGAAACAAATGAACTTGGCttcttaatttttcaaagtaaatactGGATACAGGATctggactaaggtgtgaatgaAATTTGACACCAGTGAGTCCAAAGAAGATGtgaacaaacactttttatgacAGGCTTCTCAAGACATTGTATCTTTTCTCAAACATATTTACTCTGTGTTGTCATCTGGCCTTTTAGTCAATACTTCTGTATCCTGGTAGAAATCGGACCCAACACCAACACGCCATACACAAGCAAAACGTTGGACAGCATCCTGATGGTGATTGATTAGGATTGATCGTATCGATTAGAACCACATTCAGCCGATCAGACATCTTGCTGTTGCATGTCATTATGTCCGACTTCGTTTCGCCAGCGGACAGAGAGTGACcgtaaacaaacacaaaaaccatCATGGTAGAGAAAGtcaaggaaacaaaataaagctcaTGACACTCACCTCACCTTACAAGAGCACTTAATGTTTGAGAGAGtttaagaaaatacataaaatctgaaatggtCGATGATCTGAATGCAAAGGCTCTCCTTGATTGGTTACTTGAATATACAGTTAAATgtattggtttattttatttaattataataacATAATgcttaaatatataatataattatgAAACCAAGTTTTATTACATTGTGACATAATGCAGTGTAAAGAGCCTCGACATGAATTCCCCACATGGCCTTCCCATCCAACACACAAACATCGTCTCAAACACAGATGTCATAATTCTCCTATCAACTAAAATAATGAAGTTTATGTTTAATCTTCTTTATTCCATCAAGACTTTTTTCATCATTGTTTAAAGCAAACTGTATTTGCAGGAACTTGGCAGAGGACAGAGTAGTAATTGAAACCCACAATGTTTGTCCAACAGTCCCATGACACGTTAATAGAAATATGATGACACTTTTAAACAGTCAGTATTTATTTAACTGCAACACAGGAACACAGGAACACCCATGGGTGTTATATGACATGGGTCCacttttgaaattgaaattattataaaatatttattcctaaTAAACTGCACCTCACCTTACAAGAGCACTTAATGTTTGAGAGtttaagaaaatacataaaatctgaaatggtCGATAATCTGAATGCAAAGGCTCTCCTTGATTAGTTATTTGAATATACagtcaaatgttttggttaattatatttaattataataatagaataattaaaaatataatcaatcaatcaaatgttatttgtatagcacatttcagcagcaagacatttcaaagtgctttacatcaaatcaaacacagaaacacaatgcaacatggaatcaataatcaaaacacgacattaaatcaggttccatcaataaatttgcaatttattacgtttcaaataaaactctaaacaagtgggttttagttgagatttaaaggaagtcagtgtttcagctgttttacattttctggaagtttgttccagattttagGTGCATaaatgctgaatgctgcttctcctcatttggttctggttctggggatgcacatcagaaccagaaccagaacctgggaggttctggttctggttctgctctgcagcagcattctggatcagctgcagctgtttgattgatttgttggacagacctgtgaagatgctgtTGCAATAATATGACTGAAGatgtataatataaaataattatgaaacCAAGTTTTATTACATTGTGACATAATGCAGTGTAAAGAGCCTCGACATGAATTCCCCACATGGCCTTCCCATCCAACACACAAACATCGTCTCAAACACAGATGTCATAATTCTCCTATCAACTAAAATAATGaagtttatgtttaattttctttattccaTCAAGACTTTTTTCATCATTGTTTAAAGCAAACTGTATTTGCAGGAACGTGGCAGAGGACAGAGTAGTAATTGAAACGCACAATGTTTGTCCAACAGTCCCATGACACGTTAATAGAAATATGATGACACTTTTAAACAGTCAGTATTTATTTAACTGCAACACAGGAACACAGGAACACCCATGGGTGTTAGATGACATGGGTACCATGAGATGGTAATATTAcactatttttttaagtttaacttCATGAACAATTGATCACGAGTATAAATGATGTAATTAACTCTGAATAAATGCCCAACTAGTAAAACTAGTGAGGATTAgatccataaaaataaataatacttagataaatttatattaattcGTTTGTAACTTCCTTCAACAACAGTGAAAACagttcacattttctttaaacatctTTCCACTTCAGAAATTGACATTTGTCAAGAGGTGGTGTGAGGTGGTGGTGAAGCCGTAGACCCAGGTTGAAGTGAGAAATGAATGTTTCATgatgaaataaatttcaaacGTCCCAAAACCTGGCAGCACTGTTGAGAGGAAAGTTAGGACTCAGCACTGGTAGCAAAAGGCTACACGAATGGACAAGAACACCTGAACACCTAACTAGGACCTGACTAGGACCTGACAGAGACACGGAGACACTAAATACACGGGAGGTAATTAGTGAACGAGGAAAACCTGGGaataatcaaggggagacaggacaacacggaaaCTCAGAgaacttgaaataaatacacagagaaaaactcaaatcctcacaaaattattataaaatttgtattcctaataaaataaaacacaaaactgaatttgtcagctaaaatagaaaacaataaacaaagcttCTTGAATCTTTACCCCAAATGGGTAAAGTCtctctgtagagactcagacagacaaagggaaaccattagaaaagtttaatgacaatatgatttaaatctttggtgcctgggccccggctaaggacattgatcatcgcaaacattgcgatgggcttggatgagcattccgtatgctgagaggaacgtcatccccccaaaaagaggaggaggccGGAGAATCGGAGACGGAAATCGCTAAGAGAGTGGAGGTGCGATTGCTTAGCTTGCAAAGTTAAGACTGAAGGAGGTTATGTGACAGTGATGGGCTCATTCTAATTGCTGCAACGAACGACATCCCCCCAAAATGAGGCTGAGGCCAGGCCGAAGCTGGAGGACAGGTGATGTAGATGTAAAGAGGAGAGGAGTTGCTCTGATTTAGCTAGCGAGGCTAGAGTCAGGCAGAAGGAGGAGGCTTGACGGTGACGGGAGGGAAGAGTGGGAAAGGAAGCCAAAGATCGATGGGGACGTAGCGGGCCAAGGGAAGGTAAGATGCGCAGAGCGCATGGCAGAAGGGGAGCACTAAACTAGGCGCAAGGGGAGCTCAAAACAcagggcatggggagcacaaaatgcagggcaaggggagcacaaaacgcagggcatggggagcacaaaaTGCAGGGCATGGGGAGCTCAAACACGGGGCATGAGGAGCATGGGGAGCACGAAACACAGGGCATGGGGAGCATGGGGAGCTCAAAACACAGGGCATGGGgggcatgggga from Gambusia affinis linkage group LG18, SWU_Gaff_1.0, whole genome shotgun sequence carries:
- the LOC122821068 gene encoding perlucin-like protein yields the protein MKALNLLLLLSASLALSQPAVLPDILDGAERDEAVPEEHLALHEEEPGNWTDAEEPTFKPVDEEAYLKALNGTVQRSGSCSPGWARVKGRCYHVFPFGATWHRAQGNCRSIQAHLASIHDYEVNNQLVRMIMSAGRGSTAVWVGGNDIQWERHWRWVDGSSFRYSNWCRSAPNNMFNQDCLQINYSRHRCWDDAQCNFQRPFICVRNS
- the LOC122821058 gene encoding microfibril-associated glycoprotein 4-like, with protein sequence MKLSSLLFLLAPLLISCEAVKLPADCNDVCNEDNKLPSGVYIIYPSGTTSAIQVYCDMVSEGGRWTVFQRRMDGSVNFYRNWAEYKRGFGNAAGEYWLGLDNIHELTRNQNYELMVDMEDFEGNKKFALYSSFKVDAECDGYILHVSGFNNKGGAGDSLTYHNGQKFSTFDKDQDKHGANCAKRCLGAFWYYACHATNPNGVYRWGADNTLYAVGVEWKKWKGFDYSLKSISMKIRPAK